AGGGCGTTGTCGTTTGCGCGCGTAAAGCGGCATGCGTATCGTTCTGATGAGGTTGGCGATTGCCGGTGGCATCAGGATACAGGCTGCGGGGCATCGCGAAGCGCGCAGGCGGGCATAACGGACGGCTGTTGACAGGCGCGTCCGTGACACGAGCGGTTACTCTCACCGCCGGATGGTAAAAGCCTCGCCGATCTGTCGCGCGCGCTTCACTTCGTCGCTGTGCAGGTAAATCGAGGTCGTGGAGACAGAAGCGTGCCGCAGGTTGTCGCGCACCGTGGTGAGTTCGGCGCCGTGCCCCAGCGCGTAGGTGGCGTGGGTGTGCCGCATCCAGTGCAGGCTCGCGCGGCGCAGCTTCTCAGCGAGCGGCGGGTGATCGGCCTCGATGGCATTGGCGGCAAGGACGAGAAAGCGCTCGAGCACGGTCCACAGCCGCACACTGCTGATGGCCGCGTCACTGTCCGCTTCCAGGCTGCCGATGACCGGTGTGTGCGGCCGCCAGCGCGCCGTAGTAGTCGGCAACTGGCGCCCGGCCAGATAGCGGGCCAGTGCGTCCCACGCGAGCGGCGGCAGCGCCACCCGCGCCATCTTGCCGCCTTTGCCGGTGACGCGCAGCCAGTGCTCGCCGCGTGCGTCCGTCTCGACGTGGCCGAGCGTCGCGCCGACCAGCTCACTCGCGCGCAAACCTGTCGCAAAGCCGAAATCGAGCAGGAACCGCAAGCGCTGCGCGGCCGGAACCGTCCAGCCGTGAGACCATTCCAGCCCGTCGGCCATTGTACGAACCAGTGCCCATTCTCCGTCGGTAAAGGCACGCGACGCGTCGAGCGCCGCTGCCGTCTTGCCGCCGCGCACCTTGATGCCCGCAAACGGATTGGCCAGTACGTAGCGCTGTTCGACCAGCCAGCGGAACAGGGCGCCGAGAATCGACAGCGCGTGCGCGACCGACCGCGCCGACAGGGTGCCGTTAAACGGCCGCCAGTCCGGTGACGTGCGCGGGCGCACCGGGCCGATCCAGCGTCCCCGCGGCGCCGGATGGCGCAGGAACGTCCGGTACGCGATCGCGTCCTCGGTCGTGAGCGACGACAGCGCGCGGCCGCGCTCGACGATGGCCCAGAGGATCAGCCGCTCGGCTTCCTTGCGGTAAGTCCGCTGCGTGGCAGGCGACTCATGCAGGGACAGCCACGTCTGCACGGCCTCGTAGTCGTTGGACGCGTCGAGCGTGCAGGTGGCTGCTGGTGCGCGGAACGTGCCGGCGGAGCCGTCGACCTCGTGCGGCAGCTTGAGGGTTTCCCACGGCACGACGTCGCCGCGCCGGCTCGCGGCCACCAGCGCCCGCGCCCGATCCGTGAGCGCGGGCCGGGCGGCGAAGAACGACTCGATCGCACGGGCGCTCGCCATGCCGAGTCCCGGCACGGCCTTCCACCATTGGCGCCGGCGCGGAATGCGCACCGTGAGATCGGCGAGTGTCCTGATGCCGTGTGCATGCAGCACGCGCACCACGCGCGGGGAAAACCACTGCGCGACGTCGTCGGCGGTCTGGGGTTCCGGAGGGCGCGCTGTGCGCAGCACATCGATCGCCTGCGCCACGCCTTTCGCGTGCTGCTCACGTCCCGCTATCGGATGAGTGAGGCGTGCGACGAGATCGTCGCGATGGGCCGCGCGCGCAATGTCCAGCAGTTTGCTCCGGATGCGCCCGAGCATGCCGCGCGCCGATTTCCCGCCACCGAGTGCGGAGGGCAGGTAACGCGCCACGGCCTGCCGCACAGACATCCCGGCGTACCACGCGCGCAGCACGGCAAGCTCGTCGGCACCGGGAAAACCGGACTCGGAAGATTCAACGTCAGCAGCAGGCGCGGAGGGCAGGGCGAGGCGTGTTTTCATAGGCCCAAGTTTAGCCTGAAAACAGACACCTTTAGATAAGAAAACTTATCTTTATAGCCGGATTTTGCGATGCGTTTTTTGCAAACGCATCTTCACGGATTGGTGTGCGGACACCCTTGTGAGCGATGGGGCATGTGCGCATCGACATAGCGTCGGCAACTCTTCTTGTCCGACGCCGGGATGAGGCCGCGCAGGGTTCACCATTTTCCCGTCGATGCGGTGCGCTGCCGTGCAGCGATCTGCGCTAATCGAAGCAATCATCCTGCAAGTATTCATAGTGAAATGCGCAATCTCATCCGGAACGGCAGGCAGCAGCGGCGACCGACTTTCGTAGCCGCGCCAGCAATTAATGGACACGATCAGTACGCTCACGCAGGCCATTAGCGGAATTAGCAAACTTCAACTGCACGACCCGTGTGGTTCTGAACTGTGGAAGATGGCTCCGCATGCCGCTGGGTGAGTGAGAGAGCTCACAGTCCTGAACGTGACCGCCTAACGGCGAGTATCCGCTTCATAAGCGTTTCCTATCGTGCAAGAGCGAAGCCATCTTTGTGTGCATCGCAGGGGCGATATACCGGGCGACAGGATGTTCATCAGCCCGTAGCCATTTCCTTGGCGGTTTGCTTCAATTGTGCGACGAACTGATTCACGATTAACGAGTGCGGCCGGCCCGGTGCGAATAGAAAGCGAGGCTCCACTGGCACCGCTGGCGAGAGTTTCCGAGAAATCAGATCGGGAAAAGACCGACTCATCAGCGCGAAAGGATCCACTAGCGCTACAGCGTTAGCCTCTCTCACTAGCGCGCAGAGCACGGGCGTACTATTTGAGACGAACACGCTGGCAAAGCTTCGACCCTGCGCGCGAAAAGCCTCGCGCAGGCGCCAACCAGTGAGCGTGTCCTCGCCAAACGTAGCTAGCATCTCATTATCGAGCAGGCGCGGTGTGATCGTCTTACGTGACGCGAGCGGGTGCCCGGCGCGCATCACGCAGCGCAACTCTGCGCTACAAAACTCTTCCACTTCGAGCGTGCCGGAAGGTGCGGCCACGTCGAGGATGCCGAAATCCGCCTGATTGTTGTTCACGTATTCGACGACATGTCGCGTAGGCAACGCGCGAATATCAAACTCAACATACGGATGCGTGTTGCGGAACTCGCCAACAGCGCGCGCCACGATAGTGGTGGCCAGCATCGACACCGTGGCCACACGTATCGATCCACGCTGACCTTGCTGGATTTCGCGTGCCGTTTCGGCGATGGATTGAACGCTGCCAAAGAGCCGTTCGATCTCGGGCAGGATGGCCTCGGCTTCGGGCGTGCAGACGAGCCGCCCCTTCACGCGCAGAAAGAGTGTGAGGCCGATTTCTTCTTCCAGTATGCGCAATGTCTTGGTGACAGCAGGCTGCGACACATAGAGAAGACGCGCCGCTGCCGACACGCTGCCCGCCTTCACTACTGCGCGGAAAATCTCGAGATGGCGCACTTTGAGCATCGTGGACGCTTGGAAAGTATAACTTTCTGGAAGGAATAAGCTTATCAGAATGTATTGGTTTTCATAATCTTGACACTTTACACTGCGTTTCAGTGGTATGAGGAAGCACGCAATTCACTCATCATTCAAGGAGCTTTGCTGTGAGCATTCCCGACGCATCGGTGTGGCGCGCCCGCGCCCAGGAGATTCGGCCAGAGGGCCGGGCGTTCATCGACGGACGCTATGTGAGCGCGCTGTCGGGCAAGACCTTCGAGACTCTCAATCCCGCCACGGGCCGCGTAATCGCAGAAGTGGCCGAGTGCGGACAGGAGGACGTGGATCTTGCTGTTGCAAGTGCCCGAAAGGCGTTTGAGTCTGGCGTATGGTCGCGTCGCGCACCGGCCGAGCGCAAGGCCGTGATGCTGCGTTTCGCGCAACTCATGCTGGAGCATCGCGAGGAACTGGCGCTGCTCGAATCGCTCGATGTCGGCAAACCCATCGCCAGCGCCTATAACGGCGACATCGTTAGCTCTGCCACATGCATTCAGTGGTATGGCGAGGCTATCGACAAGCTTTATGGCGAGACCGCGCCCGCCGCGCCGGATATGACAACCGTGATCGTGCGCGAACCGCTCGGCGTGGTGGCGGCCGTGGTGCCCTGGAACTATCCGCTTTCCATGGCGAGCTGGAAGCTCGGTCCCGCGCTGGCGGCAGGCAATTCCGTCGTGCTCAAGCCCGCCGAACAGTCGCCGCTCAGCGCGATCCGCATTGCCGCGCTTGCAACAGAGGCTGGCTTGCCGCCCGGCGTGCTCAATGTATTGCCGGGCTATGGCGAGACCGCCGGTCGTGCGCTCGGGCTGCACATGGACGTGGACGCGGTCGGTTTCACCGGCTCCACGGCCGTTGGCAAACTTTTCATGCAGTACTCAGGGCAATCGAATATCAAGCGCGTGGGGCTCGAATGCGGTGGCAAGAGCCCGCATATCGTCCTTGACGATTGCCCCGATCTCGACGCCGCCGCCCGCGCCGTGGCGGCCGGCATCTTCGCCAATAGCGGCCAGGTGTGCAACGCTGGCTCGCGGCTCATCGTGCAGGCGGCGGTGCGTGACGAACTGCTGGAGAAAGTCGCAGCGATTGCGCGAGAACTCGTGCCGGGCGATCCACTCGATCCCGCGACGAAGATGGGTGCGATCGTCAGCCAGACGCAGCACGACACGGTGATGTCCTTTATCGACGCGGGACGTGCGGACGGCGCGCGGGTCATCGCGGGCGGACGTGCCGCGCGGCCTGAATCGGGCGGCTATTTCATCGAGCCTACCGTGTTCGACCAGGTGAGCAACGACATGCGTATCGCACGTGAGGAGATTTTCGGCCCGGTGTTGTCGGCGATTACGGTCGGGACGCCTGAAGAGGCGGTGCGGGTCGCCAACGATACGATTTATGGCCTGGCCGCCGCCGTGTGGACCTCGAACGTGGCGCGCGCACAGCAGGTGTCGCGGCAATTGAAAGCGGGTGTAGTGTGGGTCAACTGCTTTGATCGCGGCACGATGTCCTCGCCATTCGGCGGCTTCAAACAATCCGGTTTCGGCCGCGACAAGTCGATGCACGCCTTCGACAAATACATGGACTGGAAGGCGATCTGGATCGCCGGATGACGCACTGCCCCGATCACGCATGGAGACCAACATGAAAACGCCTACTTCTCGCAGTCCGATCAACAACCTCAAGACCGACGCCGCAGCCGATTCCCCGTCGCGCCCGCGTCGTGCATTTCTGCAGCAGGCGGGCGCGTTGGCGGGTGCCGCGCTGCTTGGCGCGCCGGCTATCGTGCGCGCGCAATCGAAGAGCATTAGCGTGACGTGCTGGGGCGGCGCATACGAGGCGGCGGTGCGGGCCGCGTTCGCTGAGCCCTTCACGAAGGAAACGGGCATCGCGGTCAATCTCGTCAATAGCGCCGACCTCGCGCGCATGAAAGTGCAGGTGGACTCGAAGAATGTTTCGTGGGACGTGTTCGACAGCATCGGTCCGCAGATCGTCGCCGGCTCGCGTCAAGGCATGTGGGAAAAGCTCGATCCGGCTATCGTCAAGTCCGATGGTCTCGTCACGAAAACGGGCGCGGACTTCGTAGGTACGTATTCGTACGCAGGTGGTATCGGCTACGACCCGAAGCGCGGCGGTGGCAAACATCCCAGTACGTATGCCGAGTTCTGGGACGTGAAGGCGTTTCCCGGCCGCCGTGGTTTGCGCCCGCGAGTGAGCGAAAACCTGGAGATGGCGCTGCTGGCGGATGGCGTCGCGCCGGGCAAACTCTATCCGCTCGACGTGGAACGCGCGTTCAAGGCGATGGACCGCATCAAGCCTTCCGTGCGCAAATGGATCGAGACGACGCCGGAAACGGTCACGCTCATCGCGAGCAACGAGCTCGATTTCACCTACACGTATCTGAGCCGCGTGCTGCCGGCGCAACGCGCGGGTACGTCGATCCAGATGTCGATGAAGCAGACGCTCAACAGCCTCGAATATCTGGCGGTGCCGAAGTACGGCAAGAACACGCAGGCGGCGATGCAGTACGTGGCGTTCTGTCTGCGTCCCGACCGGCAGGCGGCGTTCTGTGAAATGGTGGAATTCGCGCCGAATGCCGTGCAAGCCTTGCCGCTCGTTTCCGCCGCCGCGAAGGCGCGCATGCCGGATATGCACGATCCCAACAGCATCATCATCAACGACACATGGTGGGGCGATCACTACGATGCACTCCAGAACCGCTTCACGACATGGATGCTGACGTAAAAGAACCCGGAGCGCGCGATGAATTACACGCTGAACCTGAAGGCCGTGGTCGTGATGTTGCTGCCGCTTTACGGCCTGCTGGCGGTGTTCTTTCTCTGGCCGCTGGGCGTGGTGGGGTGGTCGAGTATCTACGAGCACGCGTTCACGCTGCGCGGCTACGAGCAGGTGCTCACCAATCCGCTGATTCGTCGCGTGCTCGGCAATACCATGAGCATCAGCGTGCTCGCCACGGCCACGAGTCTCGTGCTCGGCTACATCATTGCGCTGCATCTGGCGCGAATGCCAATGTCGAAACGCGCCCCGTATCTCGTGATGGTGATGTTGCCGTTCTGGACCAGCATTCTCGTCAAAAGCTACGCGTTTACCGTGATTCTGGGCAGCGCGGGCATTATCGCGAAGCTGGCGGGCTGGCTGAGCGGCGATGCGTGGCATCCGGATCTGATTTTTAATCGTACCAGCGTGGTGATCGGCATGACCAATTATCTGCTGCCGTTCATGGTGCTGCCGATTCTCACGAGCCTCACCACGCAGAACCGTAATCTCAAGTTTGCCGCCGAGTTGATGGGCGCGGGCCCGTTCATGATTTTCGCGCGCATCACATTGCCACTTTCCATGCCCGGTGTGATCGCGGGCGTGCTGATGTGTTTCACGCTCTCGATGGGTATGTACATCACTCCAGCGTTGCTCGGCGGTCCGCGCGACATGATGCTCGCGAACCTGATCGATTTCTACACGCGCCAGACGCTCGACTGGACGCTCGCGGCTTCGATCGCGATGATGCTGCTGGTCCTCTCTGGCGTGCTCATCGCCATGCTGGGCCGTGTGCAGCAGGGCAAGGAGGTGCTCGCATGATGGACACCGCAACCCGCGTGGGCAACGACTTCGTGAAGCCCGCACCCAGACGCCACGACTGGCACGCAGCGATGCGCGTACTCGGTGCGGTCGGTGGCTGGTGCGGCTATCTGTTCCTGCTGCTGCCGAGCCTCGTGATCGTGCCGATTTCGTTCGGTGGTGGCACCGAACTGAGCTTTCCGCCCAAAACGTTTTCTTTCGCGCTGTTCCAGCAATTTCTCGCCGATCCGGCGTGGCGGGGCGCATGCGTCACCAGCGTGACGGTGGCCTTGCTGGCGTCGGCCATTTCGATCACGGTGGGCGTGCCCGGTGCCTATGCACTTGCGCGCGGTCGTTTTCCCGGCAAACGCGTGTTCGAAACGTTCGCCATCACACCGTTGCTCGTGCCGGTCGTCGTGCTCGGACTCGGCGTCTACAAGCAGTTCTCCATGTTGGCGCTGGTCAACACCATCTGGGGTCTCGCGCTCGCGCACGCCGTGCTGGTGGTGCCGTTCGTG
The Paraburkholderia sp. BL23I1N1 DNA segment above includes these coding regions:
- a CDS encoding phage integrase family protein translates to MKTRLALPSAPAADVESSESGFPGADELAVLRAWYAGMSVRQAVARYLPSALGGGKSARGMLGRIRSKLLDIARAAHRDDLVARLTHPIAGREQHAKGVAQAIDVLRTARPPEPQTADDVAQWFSPRVVRVLHAHGIRTLADLTVRIPRRRQWWKAVPGLGMASARAIESFFAARPALTDRARALVAASRRGDVVPWETLKLPHEVDGSAGTFRAPAATCTLDASNDYEAVQTWLSLHESPATQRTYRKEAERLILWAIVERGRALSSLTTEDAIAYRTFLRHPAPRGRWIGPVRPRTSPDWRPFNGTLSARSVAHALSILGALFRWLVEQRYVLANPFAGIKVRGGKTAAALDASRAFTDGEWALVRTMADGLEWSHGWTVPAAQRLRFLLDFGFATGLRASELVGATLGHVETDARGEHWLRVTGKGGKMARVALPPLAWDALARYLAGRQLPTTTARWRPHTPVIGSLEADSDAAISSVRLWTVLERFLVLAANAIEADHPPLAEKLRRASLHWMRHTHATYALGHGAELTTVRDNLRHASVSTTSIYLHSDEVKRARQIGEAFTIRR
- a CDS encoding LysR family transcriptional regulator translates to MLKVRHLEIFRAVVKAGSVSAAARLLYVSQPAVTKTLRILEEEIGLTLFLRVKGRLVCTPEAEAILPEIERLFGSVQSIAETAREIQQGQRGSIRVATVSMLATTIVARAVGEFRNTHPYVEFDIRALPTRHVVEYVNNNQADFGILDVAAPSGTLEVEEFCSAELRCVMRAGHPLASRKTITPRLLDNEMLATFGEDTLTGWRLREAFRAQGRSFASVFVSNSTPVLCALVREANAVALVDPFALMSRSFPDLISRKLSPAVPVEPRFLFAPGRPHSLIVNQFVAQLKQTAKEMATG
- a CDS encoding aldehyde dehydrogenase — translated: MSIPDASVWRARAQEIRPEGRAFIDGRYVSALSGKTFETLNPATGRVIAEVAECGQEDVDLAVASARKAFESGVWSRRAPAERKAVMLRFAQLMLEHREELALLESLDVGKPIASAYNGDIVSSATCIQWYGEAIDKLYGETAPAAPDMTTVIVREPLGVVAAVVPWNYPLSMASWKLGPALAAGNSVVLKPAEQSPLSAIRIAALATEAGLPPGVLNVLPGYGETAGRALGLHMDVDAVGFTGSTAVGKLFMQYSGQSNIKRVGLECGGKSPHIVLDDCPDLDAAARAVAAGIFANSGQVCNAGSRLIVQAAVRDELLEKVAAIARELVPGDPLDPATKMGAIVSQTQHDTVMSFIDAGRADGARVIAGGRAARPESGGYFIEPTVFDQVSNDMRIAREEIFGPVLSAITVGTPEEAVRVANDTIYGLAAAVWTSNVARAQQVSRQLKAGVVWVNCFDRGTMSSPFGGFKQSGFGRDKSMHAFDKYMDWKAIWIAG
- a CDS encoding ABC transporter substrate-binding protein, producing MKTPTSRSPINNLKTDAAADSPSRPRRAFLQQAGALAGAALLGAPAIVRAQSKSISVTCWGGAYEAAVRAAFAEPFTKETGIAVNLVNSADLARMKVQVDSKNVSWDVFDSIGPQIVAGSRQGMWEKLDPAIVKSDGLVTKTGADFVGTYSYAGGIGYDPKRGGGKHPSTYAEFWDVKAFPGRRGLRPRVSENLEMALLADGVAPGKLYPLDVERAFKAMDRIKPSVRKWIETTPETVTLIASNELDFTYTYLSRVLPAQRAGTSIQMSMKQTLNSLEYLAVPKYGKNTQAAMQYVAFCLRPDRQAAFCEMVEFAPNAVQALPLVSAAAKARMPDMHDPNSIIINDTWWGDHYDALQNRFTTWMLT
- a CDS encoding ABC transporter permease codes for the protein MNYTLNLKAVVVMLLPLYGLLAVFFLWPLGVVGWSSIYEHAFTLRGYEQVLTNPLIRRVLGNTMSISVLATATSLVLGYIIALHLARMPMSKRAPYLVMVMLPFWTSILVKSYAFTVILGSAGIIAKLAGWLSGDAWHPDLIFNRTSVVIGMTNYLLPFMVLPILTSLTTQNRNLKFAAELMGAGPFMIFARITLPLSMPGVIAGVLMCFTLSMGMYITPALLGGPRDMMLANLIDFYTRQTLDWTLAASIAMMLLVLSGVLIAMLGRVQQGKEVLA
- a CDS encoding ABC transporter permease, whose protein sequence is MMDTATRVGNDFVKPAPRRHDWHAAMRVLGAVGGWCGYLFLLLPSLVIVPISFGGGTELSFPPKTFSFALFQQFLADPAWRGACVTSVTVALLASAISITVGVPGAYALARGRFPGKRVFETFAITPLLVPVVVLGLGVYKQFSMLALVNTIWGLALAHAVLVVPFVIIAVGSGLRHADVSLEAVALVMGASRLRIFFQVVLPQIRASVAVSVLFAFLLSFDEVVVAYFISGPQTTTLPVKMYSAIRWEVSPVLAAVSTLLTVISLLVCLGIMALQRRDASAE